In Chitinophagaceae bacterium, the DNA window TGCCGCAAAGTTTTTGTTGATTCATCTGTAATTTATGTAGCAACAAACCAAGGTTTCAGTTATTTTAGTTACGTAAACAATCGCATATCAGATATAAATACGTTCACAACTTCTGATGGAATTGTTTCAAATGACATTAAGGACATTTGTGTTAAAGGTGAAAAAATCTATCTTGCTACTTCAGCAGGATTATGCGTTGTCAACAAGCGGATTTCTCAGTTATCCTCCTCCCGGCCTCCGGTATATGTTCAATCAATTACAACAAGAAATAGTAGTATAACAGATTTCCGGCAGCTAAAATTTCTATATAATACTGATTTCAACGTTAACTATATTGCTATTACTTTTGAGCAGCCTGATAAAATTAGCTATGAGTATAAGATTACCGGTAGTGATAAGAACTGGACAGAGACAAAAAATAATTCGATTTCATTTTCATCTTTGTCACCAGGTGATTATACTTTTTTGCTCAAAGCAAAAAAATACAACTCAGAGTGGAGTAAACCTACCGTAATTCAATTTAGCATTATTCCTCCCATTTGGCAACAATGGTGGTTTAGAACATTTCTAGTCAGCCTGCTCATAGGATTTGGCTATTCCCTATTGAAATATTTTACAGAAAGAAATTACAGGTTGCAACTTCGTATTTTAAAGGAAGAACAAACGCTGGCAGATGAAAGAAGCAGAATATCTGCTGATATGCATGATGACTTAGGTGCGGATCTTAGTAACCTGTTACTCATGACACGTATGAAAACCAATGACGCGAATTCTGAAACACCTGATTATGGGGATCTTAATAATTTAGAAGATTTCGCAACAGGGCTAATTGGAAAGGTAGATGAAATCATTTGGGCTTTAAACCCCAAAAATGATACTTTGAAAGGTTTGATCGACTTTATGTATGGTTACACTAAAAAGGTATCACACTTGAGTGGCATCCTTGCCGAAATTACATTTCCAGATGAAATTCCAGATCATCATATTTCAGCAGTTTTCAGAAGAAACCTCTTTCTTGTACTTAAAGAGACATTGAATAATATTGTTCGACATTCAAATGCAAATTGTATTTCTATTATAGCGCAATTCAAAGACAACGATCTTGAGTTAATAATCGAAGACAATGGCAACGGATTCAACCTTAATAACTACCAAAGTGAAGGTGATGGTCTTCTCAACATGCATAAGCGCATTCAGGAAATCGGTGGCACTTTTAGCCTTGAATCGAAAATTGGCAATGGAACTGTCGTCAACATTAAAGTACCCTGTTTTTAGCATCAAGCACTTGACCATGATTATGTTAGTTATTGCTTCCTGTTTTTACTATTAATGAAACTAAAAAATATCCAATGTCTACTAATATTGTCCTGATTGAAGACCATAAAGACTTTCGGGAAAGCTTATCCTTCTTATTAAACTCTAATAAACAGTTTATTTGTAAAGCGTATGGAAGGGCTGAGGATGCGATGTTAAATCTTGTTAACGATATGCCTCAAGTTGTGATCATGGACATTAACTTACCAGGAATTTCAGGTATTGACTGCACACAAAGGATTAAACAAAAATATCCAACTATACAGATTTTGATGTGTACTGTAAATGAAGATGAAGAGAAAATATTTCAGGCGCTCAAAGCAGGCGCCAGTGGTTATTTGCTCAAACGATCTGCAATTGATGAAATCTTCGCTTCGATTAATGACATCTTAACTGGTGGCTCGCCAATGACACCGGTTATTGCTCGTAAAGTAGTCGCTTCATTCTTTCCCAAGCCAATAGATACAGAAGCATGTCAGTTGTTATCAGATCGTGAAAACGAAATTCTTGATTTACTTGCAAAAGGCGATAAAATCAAGGAAATTGCGGACAAGACATATTTGACCATAAGCACTGTACGAACTCATATCCGGAACATCTACTTAAAACTACAGGTTAATTCACGTGTAGAAGCACTAAATAAAGCCAGGAAAAATATTTACAGGAATTAATTCCTGTGGCTAATCCTATTTTTCAAAATCAGCCTTTTTAGGTATTGACAACCGTTTGTTTCAAACGATCTTTGATCCGGATAATGAATTACCTGAACTTCATTTATATAACAATCTGTTGACCTTATAAACAGACTATTCAACGTTCCGGCAAAGGTGATTGGTTATCATATTATATATAGTAAAACTGCAGGAAGGATGTTTCAAGAGAGTGAGACAGAATTCCTGCAGTTTATATTTTAAATACCCTTTTTGCTTGCAATAAAACAAGTGATTCAGGCTTAAAAATTCACCTCGACTTCCATTGCTGAAACAAAGCTTGTCTTTCCGGATTCTCTACCGTGCTGTCATACATACGTGCAAAACTCCTTTGCCGGTAGCATTCATAAAGGGTAACAGCACAAGCCACCGATATATTTAAGCTCTGAATCATTCCTGTCTGCGGAATCTGGAAGTTTCCATCAGAGAGCACTGCGGCTTCTTGGGAAACTCCATCCTTTTCATTTCCAAAAACAAGTGCAAGTGATTGTGTGAAATCCATTGCATACAAGTTCTCTGCATCCTGACTAAGTCTCGTTGAATAAATCTTCGCGTATTTTTTTCGCAATATTTCAAAACAGCTGGTCACCTCTTTAAAATGATGAATCGTCAGCCATTTGCTCGCACTGGCAGATGATTTTTTTCCAAGCTTTGATTCTTTTTTGTCTTTGGGTGAAATGATATAAACTTCCTGAATGCCCACTGCGTCACATGAGCGAAGCACTGCCGATACATTGTGAGGATCCCACACATTTTCGAGTACTACCGTAATGTCGAACTGCCGTTTTTGCAGTACCACGCTGAGTCGTTTTTCTCTTTCTGCTGTCATGATCGATAAAGATAGAAATCAGTACGTAATACTTTTTTTAAATCAGTACGCAAATTCATACTAAGCTTTATCAGGAAATTACAAAAAATCACATATTCTGATCGTGAAATCCACATTAATGGGCAGTTTTCCACACACTGGGTTTTCGCTTCTTTTTGACGTTTAAACTTACCTTATTATGTGTAACTTCGCGAGCGATTTCAAGGAGACTTTCAAGGTTCCTTGAAAGTGAAATTAACCATTGAAAATTAACAAGTTAGCATGGCAAACGGAGAGAAAATAATACAGGTAAATATTGAAGAAGAAATGAAAACAGCCTACATCGATTATTCGATGTCGGTTATCGTATCCAGAGCAATTCCGGATGCCAGGGATGGATTAAAACCTGTGCACCGGCGCATTCTGTATGCAATGAATGAACTGGGACTTGCTTCCAACAGACCTTATAAAAAATCGGCGCGATTGGTAGGAGAGGTGTTAGGGAAATATCACCCTCACGGCGATGCATCTGTTTATGATGCGATTGTCCGGATGGCACAATGGTGGTCAATGCGTTATCCGCTGGTAGATGGCCAGGGTAACTTTGGATCATTGGATAATGATCCACCTGCTGCCATGAGGTATACTGAAGTGCGCTTGGAGAAAATGGCAGAAGACATGATGACGGATATCGACAAAGACACCGTTGATTTTCAGTTCAATTTTGATGATACCTTGAAAGAACCTACCGTGATGCCAAGCCGGATTCCAAATCTGCTGGTAAATGGGTCTTCAGGTATAGCAGTTGGGATGGCCACCAACATCTTACCGCACAATATTTCAGAAGTCATTGATGGCATCAATGCTTATATTGATAATAAAGATATTACGGTTGAGGAATTAATCAAACATGTAAAGGCTCCAGACTTCCCAACTGGAGGTACTATTTACGGATATGATGGTGTGAAACAAGGATTACTGACAGGCAGAGGCAAAGTGGTCGTGAGAGCTAAAACAATTTTTGAAACGCTTAAGAACGGTAAAGAACGGATTATCGTAACCGAATTTCCTTACCAGGTTAACAAGGCTCAGGTGCACCTGAAGATTCATGAACTGGTAGTGGAAAAGCAGATTGATGGCATTTCTGAATGTCGGGATGAATCCGATCGTGATGGCATAAGGCTCGTGGTTGAACTTAAAAGAGACGCCATTCCAAATGTGGTTTTGAATCAACTATACAATTTCACTCAACTTCAGAATTCATATAGCGTAAATAATATTGCTTTGGTTGGTGGAAGACCTAAGCAAATGAATCTGAAAGACATGATCAGTGTCTTCGTTGATTTCAGACATGAAGTGGTTGTAAGGCGGACAAAGTATGAATTGGCCGAAGCCGAAAAGAGGGCACATATTCTCGAAGGTCTGCTGATAGCACTGGATCACCTTGATGCGGTAATTGCACTTATTCGTGCCTCCAAAACGCCCGATGAAGCTCAGACCGGATTGATGGCCGAGTTTAAGCTCACAGAAATTCAGTCCAAAGCGATTCTCGAAATGCGCTTGCAGCGATTGACCGGGCTGGAACGCGATAAAATCCGCGATGAATACAAAGAGCTGATGAAAACAATTGATTACTACAAAGACGTGCTTGCTGATGAAAAACTTCGGATGGATATTATACGCGATGAGATGATGGAAATGAAGAAGAAATACGGTGATGAGCGGCGTTCTGAAATTGTTTACTCAGCGGAAGACATGAATATCGAGGACCTGATTGCTGACGAAGAAATGGTAATCACCATCAGTCACCTTGGTTATATGAAACGCACCACATTATCAAGTTACAAACGCCAATACAGAGGCGGAAAAGGCTCGATGGGAAGTGGTTCAAGAGAAGAAGATTTTATCGAGCATCTTTTTATTGCTTCCAACCATAATTACATACTTTTCTTTACTGAAAAGGGAAGGTGTTATTGGATGAAGGTATATGAGGTTCCTGAAGGAAACAAAACAGTAAAAGGAAGGGCTATTCAAAATCTGATCAACCTTCCGCCTGACGATAAGATCAGGGCAGTTATCAATGTAAAGAAGATGGACAATGAAGAATTTCTAAAATCCAATTACCTGATTTTTTGTACTAAAAAAGGGATTATCAAGAAAACGACACTGGAAGAATTCAGCCGGCCGCGATCTTCTGGCATTAACGCCATCACTATTCGTGAAGGAGATGAATTGCTTGAAGTGAAGATGACTGATGGTAAGAAGGAAGTTTTGATGGCAGTGAAGTCCGGAAAGGCGATCCGTTTTAATGAAGAGAAGGTACGCCCAATGGGAAGAACTGCTGCCGGAGTAAAAGGCATTGACTGTTCTGCAAAAGATGAAGTAGTGGGCATGATCTGTGTTGATAAGAGTGATGATTCGCAAACCATCCTGGTAGTTTCGGAGAAGGGTTACGGAAAACGAACTGATATTGATGAATACCGCATTACCAACAGAGGCGCCAAAGGTGTTAAGACATTGAACATTACGCCAAAAACAGGTACATTAGTTACGATTAAGAATGTAACCAATCTGGATGACCTGATGATTATCAATAAAACTGGTGTTACCATCAGAATGTCAGTTTCAGACATTAAGGTAATTGGCAGGGCAACTCAGGGAGTGAGATTGATAAAGCTTACCAGCAACGATGAAATAGCAAGTGTGGCAAAGATTGAGATGGATGCTGATAAAGGTATTGATAATGAAGATGATGATGAAAATAAGCCTAATGAAAAACAAGGGGATATGTTCAGCCCCAATTAATTAACCAAACTAATCAATAAACGCGACTCATGAAAAAAGTGCTCTGGATGTTCGTCCTGACAATTATTTTTAACGGAACAGTATTCTCGCAATCATCACAAGTAGTTAGCGCCTGGAATTATGTTAAGTACGGGCAATTTGAAGAAGCAAAAACAGCAATCAATCAGGCTATTTTGGATCCTAAAACCAGTACATGGCCAAAAACATGGTTTTATCGGGGAAGTATTTATCTGGCTATTTACGACGACACTACTTTCAGAAAGAAAAATCCTGATGCTTTACCGGAAGCGATCAAGTCGTATGAGAAATCTATAGAAGTAAGTGCAGGAGGCAAAAATGAATACAAGGATCAGATTATTGCAGGGTTACAGGAATGTGCCTTGAATTCCTTTAATGAAGGAGTTACACCCTATAACGAGAAAGATTATCAGAAGGCCTATAACTCTTTTAAGCAATCGGCTGATGCGTATAAATACATGAATGAGACGTTCAATCTAAAAATTGCCGATACGCTATCCACATTGTATGCAGCTCATGCTGCCTCAAAACTGAAGAATTATAACGAGGCCGAAATTTTGTATAAATCACTTCTGGACAAAGGAATTTCGGATCCGGATGTTTATACTAATATGGGAGAAATGTATTTGGCAATGGGTGATACTACCAAAGCAATCGAGGTGATTTCGAAAGGAACAGCGCTTTATCCTAATGACAAAGGGCTTATGATTCAGGAATTGAATGTCTACCTTTTTTCTAAGAAGTATGATGAAGCCGAGAAAAAGTTAAAGGATGCGATTCAAAAGGATCCCAAATTTATCCCTTTGTATATTCAGTTGGCAAATATCTATGAGCAAAAGAAAGATACTGCAAATGCAAGGAAAACCTATGAGCAGGCAATTGCCATAGATCCTAACAATTTTGATGGGCAATACAGACTCGGGGCGATGTACTATAACCAGGCTGTTGAGTTAAACAATACTATGAATAAGCTTGACCTGAACCAGCAGAAGCAATATGACTTGTTGAAAGTTCAACGGGATGCGACCTTCAAAAAATCTTTACCATACCTGGAGAATGCACACCGGCAGGATGCAAAGGATATGGACACTATGATTGCGCTTAAAGAGTTGTATGCGAGATTAAATATGACTGAAAAGCTTACCATGATAAAAGGAGAAATTGATGCTGCCAAACAGTAAATAGGTGGTCTTAAAAAAAATCCTGGTCATGTTTTGGTGACCGGGATTTTTTATGTCAGTCAAGTATATAATGTAAAAGCAGGAGATGTTCCAGTTCATTGAGTTCAGTTGATAAATTGATTCAAACAATTCTTACTTAACATAATATTAATTATAGGCAACGAAGCTAAATAAATTGTCTTCTTTTTTTTAATGTGGTTTTTTTTTCCCCCCAACACGGGGTTTGTTTTTTTTTTTTTTTTTTCACAAAAAAAAAAAAACCCCCCCTCTTTAAAAAAAGACCCCCCCCCCAAACCTTTTTTTTTGTTAAGAAAAGAAGAGGGGGGCGCCCCGGGGAGAAATTTAATTAGTTATTGGGGTTTGAAAAATAAACAAAAAAAAAAGAAAAATTTTTAAAAAACCAAGGTAGAATTTTGAGTCCAAATTAATTAAACATCCATTGTTTTTTTTTATTTTTGTAATAAAAAAAAAAAAAAATTTTTTAAAATTTTTATTATTTTAAAAAAAAAAAAAAAAAAAAAAGGGGGCCCCTTCCAAAAAAAAAAAAAAATTTAAAAAAAAAAAAAAAAAAGGGGGAGAAAGGGGGGGGTGCCCTAAATTTACCAAAGAAAAAAAAGAGGATGAAAAAAAAAATTTTTTTAATTAATTTTTTTTTTTTTTCTCCTTTTTTTTTTTTTTTTTTTTTTTTTTTTTTTTTTTTTTTTTTTTTTTTCAAAAAAAAAAAAAAAAAAAAAAAAAAAAAAAAAAAAAAATCTTTTCCCCCAAATTCCCCAAGGCCCAGGGGTTTCTTCCCCGCCCGCCCCCGCTAATAAATTTATTTAAAAGAGGCTCCCCCAAAAGGAATCCCCCCCCCCCCCCCCGAGAAAAAAAAGAAAAAGAAAAAAGGAAAAAGGAAAAAAAAAAAAAAAAAAAAAAAAAGAAAGAAAGGGTTTTTGGTTTTTTTTGAGAATTTTTTTTTTTTTTCCCCCCCCTTTCTTTTTTTTCCCCCCCCGCGGATTTCCCGGTGCCCCCCCCCCGGGCAAAAAAACCCAAAAAAAAAAGGGGGGGGGGGGGGGGTGGGGCCCCGGGGAAATAATTTTTTTTTTTTTAAAAAAAAAAAATAAAAAATCCCCCCGGTTTTTTCTACTCAACATAACGTATCTCACATTATAGGCAACTTTTGTCTAGTAAATTCATTAATTGCCAAGACAAGTCGCCTATAATTAAACGTTATGTTTAGCATTGTCCAATAGTGAATCTGGATTAAACCTCTTCAAAACAATCAAATACTTGTTCCACTCATTTT includes these proteins:
- a CDS encoding response regulator transcription factor, which produces MSTNIVLIEDHKDFRESLSFLLNSNKQFICKAYGRAEDAMLNLVNDMPQVVIMDINLPGISGIDCTQRIKQKYPTIQILMCTVNEDEEKIFQALKAGASGYLLKRSAIDEIFASINDILTGGSPMTPVIARKVVASFFPKPIDTEACQLLSDRENEILDLLAKGDKIKEIADKTYLTISTVRTHIRNIYLKLQVNSRVEALNKARKNIYRN
- a CDS encoding RNA methyltransferase, which codes for MTAEREKRLSVVLQKRQFDITVVLENVWDPHNVSAVLRSCDAVGIQEVYIISPKDKKESKLGKKSSASASKWLTIHHFKEVTSCFEILRKKYAKIYSTRLSQDAENLYAMDFTQSLALVFGNEKDGVSQEAAVLSDGNFQIPQTGMIQSLNISVACAVTLYECYRQRSFARMYDSTVENPERQALFQQWKSR
- the gyrA gene encoding DNA gyrase subunit A, producing MANGEKIIQVNIEEEMKTAYIDYSMSVIVSRAIPDARDGLKPVHRRILYAMNELGLASNRPYKKSARLVGEVLGKYHPHGDASVYDAIVRMAQWWSMRYPLVDGQGNFGSLDNDPPAAMRYTEVRLEKMAEDMMTDIDKDTVDFQFNFDDTLKEPTVMPSRIPNLLVNGSSGIAVGMATNILPHNISEVIDGINAYIDNKDITVEELIKHVKAPDFPTGGTIYGYDGVKQGLLTGRGKVVVRAKTIFETLKNGKERIIVTEFPYQVNKAQVHLKIHELVVEKQIDGISECRDESDRDGIRLVVELKRDAIPNVVLNQLYNFTQLQNSYSVNNIALVGGRPKQMNLKDMISVFVDFRHEVVVRRTKYELAEAEKRAHILEGLLIALDHLDAVIALIRASKTPDEAQTGLMAEFKLTEIQSKAILEMRLQRLTGLERDKIRDEYKELMKTIDYYKDVLADEKLRMDIIRDEMMEMKKKYGDERRSEIVYSAEDMNIEDLIADEEMVITISHLGYMKRTTLSSYKRQYRGGKGSMGSGSREEDFIEHLFIASNHNYILFFTEKGRCYWMKVYEVPEGNKTVKGRAIQNLINLPPDDKIRAVINVKKMDNEEFLKSNYLIFCTKKGIIKKTTLEEFSRPRSSGINAITIREGDELLEVKMTDGKKEVLMAVKSGKAIRFNEEKVRPMGRTAAGVKGIDCSAKDEVVGMICVDKSDDSQTILVVSEKGYGKRTDIDEYRITNRGAKGVKTLNITPKTGTLVTIKNVTNLDDLMIINKTGVTIRMSVSDIKVIGRATQGVRLIKLTSNDEIASVAKIEMDADKGIDNEDDDENKPNEKQGDMFSPN
- a CDS encoding tetratricopeptide repeat protein, giving the protein MKKVLWMFVLTIIFNGTVFSQSSQVVSAWNYVKYGQFEEAKTAINQAILDPKTSTWPKTWFYRGSIYLAIYDDTTFRKKNPDALPEAIKSYEKSIEVSAGGKNEYKDQIIAGLQECALNSFNEGVTPYNEKDYQKAYNSFKQSADAYKYMNETFNLKIADTLSTLYAAHAASKLKNYNEAEILYKSLLDKGISDPDVYTNMGEMYLAMGDTTKAIEVISKGTALYPNDKGLMIQELNVYLFSKKYDEAEKKLKDAIQKDPKFIPLYIQLANIYEQKKDTANARKTYEQAIAIDPNNFDGQYRLGAMYYNQAVELNNTMNKLDLNQQKQYDLLKVQRDATFKKSLPYLENAHRQDAKDMDTMIALKELYARLNMTEKLTMIKGEIDAAKQ